From the genome of Leptolyngbyaceae cyanobacterium:
AAAGTACGAAAACATTAGTATAAGCTTCTGTTGCATTAATATCTAACCTAGCTCTCGCCACCCATCCTAATGATGTTGCACTACAAATTAAAATGATTAAAACCGTCACCTGTACCAGTAAGAAATCTGGTATTTTGCTATTACTTTGAGAGTAATAAAGCTCTTTCCACCAGGAAGAATGAAAAGGTGGAAAAGCAATTCGCCTCATCAAAATATCTACAAATAAAGTAGCGATCGGCAATAAAATTCCTACTAACAAATATCGCCAATCCCAAGCTAGACCTCCGACAATTAGCACTGCAAATTCAACTATAAAGAAAAATCCCGACCACCAAGGCAGTAAAACTTCTGGTTTACCTCGATTCAGCCACAATCCTAAGTGAATCGCTAACATACTGGAAAGGTAGCCTGTTCCAGTTACCATTACCACATGATCTATATCTCCCCAAATCAGACAAAGCACGCTAAGTAAAAGGGTAAATGTCAATGCAGGGCCAAGTACTCCCCGACGAGAAACCACTGCAAAAACAGGAGAAATATATCCATCCAGTGCTAATTGATATAAAATTCGCGGTGCATTAGAAACTGCGGTAGCCGAACTAAGCAGACATCCACAAGCAATTAAAAATGTCACCAAAAAAGAAGCTGATTTACCCCAAAAAGGTGTAGCTGCTACTAAAAGAGTTAAAAATGCACTATCTTTTGTTCCCGAATTAGCAGCTAAGCAAGTAACTACCCAAGAACCACCTATATATACTGGTACGATTAACCAAGCTGCGAATTCTAAACAGCGTAAAGTTAGATTTTGCCTTCGACTATCTGCTACAAATGAAGAAGCAGTTTCACAACCGTAAACCGCATAAATTGCAATAAAAAACCATTTAGCCCAATCAACAAACTTAAACGAAGAAAAGTTTTCCCAGGTTAACCAATTGGGGGGAACAAAGCCAGGGCTACTACTTGCCAAACCTAACCATCCCACACCTTGAATGCAAAATGCTATTAATAAGCCAATGGCGGGAAATACAAAGCATGAATGTAAAATTCCTAATGCTCTAGTACCGCTAAAAGCTACTATAAATGGCAGAATCGTCAAACTAATTCTCAAAAGATTAGTTGGGCATAAAATTCCTAAGTTGCCGAGAGTTGCCTCGATCAAATCTGTCAGAATAATTGCGTTCATCGAAATGACCGATACCCATCCCAGAAAATAGCCGATCGCGCAATAACGAGCTAGTCCCGGATATCTCTTCAGCAGCTTAGTCGTATAGTTGGGCGTACCTCCTGCCATATCAGGCCATTTAGTACCTAAACGCTTGACTTGTAAATTTAGTAAGATGCCAACGATCGCACCAGGCAACCAAACAAAAATAGCGTTTGGCCCTAACTCCGCGTGCATACTCGGTGCAGTACCAAGCCATAGCAGCAAACCAGAAAGACCAAACCCCCACGTTTCCATTGCACTTAGACTCGGGTCTAGTCGTGGGCAGAAACCATTTTTCAGCCTGTCTTGATTCACTGCCCCCCGCGAATTAGATTTCTCTGGGTATGCTTCATTTATATTTATGTCAACCATAGTTGATAAATTGTCATCCTCGTAAACATATTGATGATTTTTTAAAGCTCGTAAATCATGATGATGATTGGAAGCGATTTATTACGTATTTTTTTGTCGATCGAAAAATCATTATTTTAAAAATACAATCGCTATTAATTACTAAGTTGTTCTTAAAAATAAGAATGCACTAATTTTGTTCGTGTACTCGCTATGTTAACTTTATAATTGGTATCAGCAAAGTCCCTGCAAACATTCAAAATTGTCAAAAGCTAGTGCTAGGATAGATACTTGCGATCGGTCTTATTTATTATGCTATGCCTACTTTAATCACCTATTCAAGGTCATGTTAACTGATTTTTAGGATTAGTTCGTACATTTAATAAATTTTACTATTATATCATTAATGACGAATTATACATAAAATTGATATTTTTTTAAATAGGTTCTTGAAAATTAATCTTAGTAGTCGTTAAAACTTTGTAGTAAACTTGTGCCATACCGTTTTTGTATTTAGGATTTACGCAATACGCAAATGCCACAATACTTAAAAAAATTTTTAGGTATTTTGTTGCGTAAGTCCTGGTATCTTTACCTGCGTACCTTCGATTATATCGGTAAAACTCAAAGCATAATATCCTCGAATTCTTAGGAAAGTCGGGGTTCTGGTCGTTCGTAAACGATTGAGGATTGTTATACTGATTCAGCAAGCCAAGTTGATTGATTTTCTCAAGTCGGTAATAACACATATTATTTCTAGGATAAAATCAATGAATTATACTGCTATTGTTAAAACGCAAGGCGACCAATTAAACGTCCGTTCTAGC
Proteins encoded in this window:
- a CDS encoding ATP-binding protein, whose translation is METWGFGLSGLLLWLGTAPSMHAELGPNAIFVWLPGAIVGILLNLQVKRLGTKWPDMAGGTPNYTTKLLKRYPGLARYCAIGYFLGWVSVISMNAIILTDLIEATLGNLGILCPTNLLRISLTILPFIVAFSGTRALGILHSCFVFPAIGLLIAFCIQGVGWLGLASSSPGFVPPNWLTWENFSSFKFVDWAKWFFIAIYAVYGCETASSFVADSRRQNLTLRCLEFAAWLIVPVYIGGSWVVTCLAANSGTKDSAFLTLLVAATPFWGKSASFLVTFLIACGCLLSSATAVSNAPRILYQLALDGYISPVFAVVSRRGVLGPALTFTLLLSVLCLIWGDIDHVVMVTGTGYLSSMLAIHLGLWLNRGKPEVLLPWWSGFFFIVEFAVLIVGGLAWDWRYLLVGILLPIATLFVDILMRRIAFPPFHSSWWKELYYSQSNSKIPDFLLVQVTVLIILICSATSLGWVARARLDINATEAYTNVFVLLLLTSAFVGVAIACWTSLPQVATMIEAREQAEHLFQIALDAILVLDEYGVIVQANPAAEKLLKVNKNTLIGCYLNQLISGLVDSPEYWLPRSEQKLIQNEQSFRLVEMAIAGRNYRGLQEYVVLLRDITERKQSEEKLCQTLRIKEELAATATVQAQQLEKTLQDLQHTQAQLIQTEKMSSLGQLVAGVAHEINNPVNFIYGNLQYANTYAEDLLNLVRLYKEKYPDPLPEIKAVMAENELDFLMEDFPKLLDSMKIGADRIRDIVLSLRNFSRLDEAERKSVDIHEGIESTLLLLRNRLKSNCDRQVIQVIKEYGNLPKVECYAGQLNQVFMNLLSNAIDALESRCANDALEIAKKSLSIDNQKDSSKPPKIIISTQISHFNDVIIRIADNGTGINDAVKAKLFDPFFTTKPIGKGTGLGLTISYQIIVEKHRGKLECISAIGQGTEFIIQIPIRPQ